The Punica granatum isolate Tunisia-2019 chromosome 4, ASM765513v2, whole genome shotgun sequence genome has a window encoding:
- the LOC116206257 gene encoding LOW QUALITY PROTEIN: stigma-specific STIG1-like protein 1 (The sequence of the model RefSeq protein was modified relative to this genomic sequence to represent the inferred CDS: deleted 2 bases in 1 codon) gives MNSLNQLFVLMLLTSLALLSHGSTTLYEADLSHEEDEFETDAEATFEATDDDSIPLRGIGRFLAQEVLGSALTTCDKYPEICRVKGSPGRNCCSKKCVDLKTDRLNCGKCGYKCKYSEICCKGKCVNPMSDKKHCGVCNNKCRHKKGKCVYGMCSYA, from the exons ATGAACTCTCTCAACCAACTCTTTGTATTAATGCTTCTCACCTCATTAGCTTTATTATCTCATGGCAGCACCACCCTATACGAAGCCGACCTCTCCCATGAAGAAGATGAGTTCGAAACAGATGCAGAAGCCACCTTTGAAGCTACTGATGATGACTCAATCCCTCTTCGAGGGATCGGTCGCTTCCTTGCTCAG GAGGTCCTGGGTTCTGCCCTGACTACATGTGATAAATACCCAGAAATATGCAGGGTCAAGGGGAGCCCGGGCCGAAATTGCTGCAGTAAGAAGTGTGTGGATTTGAAGACCGACAGGCTCAACTGTGGGAAGTGTGGATACAAGTGTAAATACTCCGAGATTTGCTGCAAGGGCAAGTGTGTGAACCCGATGAGCGATAAGAAGCATTGCGGGGTTTGCAACAACAAGTGCAGGCATAAAAAGGGCAAGTGCGTCTATGGAATGTGTAGCTACGCATGA